A genomic stretch from Acinonyx jubatus isolate Ajub_Pintada_27869175 chromosome E2, VMU_Ajub_asm_v1.0, whole genome shotgun sequence includes:
- the ZNF821 gene encoding zinc finger protein 821 isoform X2, producing MMKTDFPGDLGSQRQAIQQLRDQDSSSSDSEGDEEETTQDEVSSHTSEEDGGVVKVEKELENVEQPVGGSEVVEHEVTGNLNSDPLLGLCQCPLCQLDCGSREQLIAHVYQHTAAVVSAKSYMCPVCGRALSSPGSLGRHLLIHSEDQRSNCAVCGARFTSHATFNSEKLPEVLNMESLPPAHSEGPSSAEGKDIAFSPPVYPAGILLVCNNCAAYRKLLEAQTPSVRKWALRRQNEPLEVRLQRLERERTAKKSRRDNETPEEREVRRMRDREAKRLQRMQETDEQRARRLQRDREAMRLKRANETPEKRQARLIREREAKRLKRRLEKMDMMLRAQFGQDPSAMAALAAEMNFFQLPVSGVELDSQLLGKMAFEEQNSSSLH from the exons ATGATGAAAACTGATTTTCCTGGAGACCTTGGCAGTCAGCGACAAGCTATCCAACAACTAAGAGATCAGGACTCCAGTAGCA GTGACAGTGAGGGTGATGAAGAGGAGACCACACAAGATGAAGTCTCTTCCCACACATCAGAGGAAGATGGAGGGGTGGTCAAAGTGGAAAAAGAGTTAGAAAATGTGGAGCAGCCTGTTGGTGGGAGTGAAGTGGTAGAGCATGAG GTCACGGGGAACTTGAATTCTGACCCCTTACTTGGACTCTGCCAGTGTCCCCTCTGCCAGCTAGACTGTGGGAGCCGCGAGCAGCTGATTGCTCATGTGTACCAG CACACTGCAGCAGTGGTGAGCGCCAAGAGCTATATGTGTCCTGTCTGTGGCCGGGCCCTAAGTTCCCCAGGGTCCTTGGGTCGTCACCTCCTAATCCACTCGGAGGACCAGAGGTCTAactgtgctgtgtgtggagcccGTTTTACCAGCCATGCCACGTTTAACAG CGAGAAACTTCCTGAAGTACTTAATATGGAATCCCTACCCCCAGCCCATAGTGAGGGCCCCTCCAGTGCTGAGGGGAAGGACATTGCCTTCAGTCCTCCAGTGTACCCTGCTGGAATTCTGCTTGTGTGCAACAATTGTGCTGCCTACCGTAAGCTCCTGGAAGCACAGACCCCCAGTGTTCGCAAGTGGGCCCTACGTCGACAGAATGAGCCTCTGGAAGTAAGGCTGCAGCGGCTGGAACGAGAGCGCACGGCCAAGAAAAGCCGGCGGGACAATGAGACCCCGGAGGAGCGGGAAGTAAGGCGCATGAGGGACCGTGAAGCCAAGCGCCTGCAGCGCATGCAGGAGACTGATGAGCAGCGGGCACGCAGGCTGCAGCGGGATCGGGAAGCCATGAGGCTGAAGCGGGCCAATGAAACCCCAGAGAAGAGGCAGGCCAGGCTCATCCGGGAGCGGGAAGCCAAGCGGCTCAAGAGGAGGCTGGAGAAAATGGACATGATGTTGCGAGCTCAGTTTGGCCAGGACCCTTCTGCCATGGCAGCCTTAGCAGCCGAAATGAACTTCTTCCAGCTACCTGTGAGTGGGGTGGAGTTGGACAGCCAGCTCCTGGGCAAGATGGCCTTTGAAGAGCAGAACAGCAGCTCTCTGCACTGA
- the ZNF821 gene encoding zinc finger protein 821 isoform X4 — protein sequence MCPVCGRALSSPGSLGRHLLIHSEDQRSNCAVCGARFTSHATFNSEKLPEVLNMESLPPAHSEGPSSAEGKDIAFSPPVYPAGILLVCNNCAAYRKLLEAQTPSVRKWALRRQNEPLEVRLQRLERERTAKKSRRDNETPEEREVRRMRDREAKRLQRMQETDEQRARRLQRDREAMRLKRANETPEKRQARLIREREAKRLKRRLEKMDMMLRAQFGQDPSAMAALAAEMNFFQLPVSGVELDSQLLGKMAFEEQNSSSLH from the exons ATGTGTCCTGTCTGTGGCCGGGCCCTAAGTTCCCCAGGGTCCTTGGGTCGTCACCTCCTAATCCACTCGGAGGACCAGAGGTCTAactgtgctgtgtgtggagcccGTTTTACCAGCCATGCCACGTTTAACAG CGAGAAACTTCCTGAAGTACTTAATATGGAATCCCTACCCCCAGCCCATAGTGAGGGCCCCTCCAGTGCTGAGGGGAAGGACATTGCCTTCAGTCCTCCAGTGTACCCTGCTGGAATTCTGCTTGTGTGCAACAATTGTGCTGCCTACCGTAAGCTCCTGGAAGCACAGACCCCCAGTGTTCGCAAGTGGGCCCTACGTCGACAGAATGAGCCTCTGGAAGTAAGGCTGCAGCGGCTGGAACGAGAGCGCACGGCCAAGAAAAGCCGGCGGGACAATGAGACCCCGGAGGAGCGGGAAGTAAGGCGCATGAGGGACCGTGAAGCCAAGCGCCTGCAGCGCATGCAGGAGACTGATGAGCAGCGGGCACGCAGGCTGCAGCGGGATCGGGAAGCCATGAGGCTGAAGCGGGCCAATGAAACCCCAGAGAAGAGGCAGGCCAGGCTCATCCGGGAGCGGGAAGCCAAGCGGCTCAAGAGGAGGCTGGAGAAAATGGACATGATGTTGCGAGCTCAGTTTGGCCAGGACCCTTCTGCCATGGCAGCCTTAGCAGCCGAAATGAACTTCTTCCAGCTACCTGTGAGTGGGGTGGAGTTGGACAGCCAGCTCCTGGGCAAGATGGCCTTTGAAGAGCAGAACAGCAGCTCTCTGCACTGA
- the ZNF821 gene encoding zinc finger protein 821 isoform X1, with product MSRRKQTNPNKVHWDQVFAGLEEQARQAMMKTDFPGDLGSQRQAIQQLRDQDSSSSDSEGDEEETTQDEVSSHTSEEDGGVVKVEKELENVEQPVGGSEVVEHEVTGNLNSDPLLGLCQCPLCQLDCGSREQLIAHVYQHTAAVVSAKSYMCPVCGRALSSPGSLGRHLLIHSEDQRSNCAVCGARFTSHATFNSEKLPEVLNMESLPPAHSEGPSSAEGKDIAFSPPVYPAGILLVCNNCAAYRKLLEAQTPSVRKWALRRQNEPLEVRLQRLERERTAKKSRRDNETPEEREVRRMRDREAKRLQRMQETDEQRARRLQRDREAMRLKRANETPEKRQARLIREREAKRLKRRLEKMDMMLRAQFGQDPSAMAALAAEMNFFQLPVSGVELDSQLLGKMAFEEQNSSSLH from the exons ATGTCCCGTCGgaaacagacaaatccaaatAAAGTTCACT GGGATCAAGTATTTGCTGGGCTAGAAGAGCAAGCCCGCCAGGCGATGATGAAAACTGATTTTCCTGGAGACCTTGGCAGTCAGCGACAAGCTATCCAACAACTAAGAGATCAGGACTCCAGTAGCA GTGACAGTGAGGGTGATGAAGAGGAGACCACACAAGATGAAGTCTCTTCCCACACATCAGAGGAAGATGGAGGGGTGGTCAAAGTGGAAAAAGAGTTAGAAAATGTGGAGCAGCCTGTTGGTGGGAGTGAAGTGGTAGAGCATGAG GTCACGGGGAACTTGAATTCTGACCCCTTACTTGGACTCTGCCAGTGTCCCCTCTGCCAGCTAGACTGTGGGAGCCGCGAGCAGCTGATTGCTCATGTGTACCAG CACACTGCAGCAGTGGTGAGCGCCAAGAGCTATATGTGTCCTGTCTGTGGCCGGGCCCTAAGTTCCCCAGGGTCCTTGGGTCGTCACCTCCTAATCCACTCGGAGGACCAGAGGTCTAactgtgctgtgtgtggagcccGTTTTACCAGCCATGCCACGTTTAACAG CGAGAAACTTCCTGAAGTACTTAATATGGAATCCCTACCCCCAGCCCATAGTGAGGGCCCCTCCAGTGCTGAGGGGAAGGACATTGCCTTCAGTCCTCCAGTGTACCCTGCTGGAATTCTGCTTGTGTGCAACAATTGTGCTGCCTACCGTAAGCTCCTGGAAGCACAGACCCCCAGTGTTCGCAAGTGGGCCCTACGTCGACAGAATGAGCCTCTGGAAGTAAGGCTGCAGCGGCTGGAACGAGAGCGCACGGCCAAGAAAAGCCGGCGGGACAATGAGACCCCGGAGGAGCGGGAAGTAAGGCGCATGAGGGACCGTGAAGCCAAGCGCCTGCAGCGCATGCAGGAGACTGATGAGCAGCGGGCACGCAGGCTGCAGCGGGATCGGGAAGCCATGAGGCTGAAGCGGGCCAATGAAACCCCAGAGAAGAGGCAGGCCAGGCTCATCCGGGAGCGGGAAGCCAAGCGGCTCAAGAGGAGGCTGGAGAAAATGGACATGATGTTGCGAGCTCAGTTTGGCCAGGACCCTTCTGCCATGGCAGCCTTAGCAGCCGAAATGAACTTCTTCCAGCTACCTGTGAGTGGGGTGGAGTTGGACAGCCAGCTCCTGGGCAAGATGGCCTTTGAAGAGCAGAACAGCAGCTCTCTGCACTGA
- the ZNF821 gene encoding zinc finger protein 821 isoform X3 produces the protein MSLTEVTGNLNSDPLLGLCQCPLCQLDCGSREQLIAHVYQHTAAVVSAKSYMCPVCGRALSSPGSLGRHLLIHSEDQRSNCAVCGARFTSHATFNSEKLPEVLNMESLPPAHSEGPSSAEGKDIAFSPPVYPAGILLVCNNCAAYRKLLEAQTPSVRKWALRRQNEPLEVRLQRLERERTAKKSRRDNETPEEREVRRMRDREAKRLQRMQETDEQRARRLQRDREAMRLKRANETPEKRQARLIREREAKRLKRRLEKMDMMLRAQFGQDPSAMAALAAEMNFFQLPVSGVELDSQLLGKMAFEEQNSSSLH, from the exons ATGTCACTAACTGAG GTCACGGGGAACTTGAATTCTGACCCCTTACTTGGACTCTGCCAGTGTCCCCTCTGCCAGCTAGACTGTGGGAGCCGCGAGCAGCTGATTGCTCATGTGTACCAG CACACTGCAGCAGTGGTGAGCGCCAAGAGCTATATGTGTCCTGTCTGTGGCCGGGCCCTAAGTTCCCCAGGGTCCTTGGGTCGTCACCTCCTAATCCACTCGGAGGACCAGAGGTCTAactgtgctgtgtgtggagcccGTTTTACCAGCCATGCCACGTTTAACAG CGAGAAACTTCCTGAAGTACTTAATATGGAATCCCTACCCCCAGCCCATAGTGAGGGCCCCTCCAGTGCTGAGGGGAAGGACATTGCCTTCAGTCCTCCAGTGTACCCTGCTGGAATTCTGCTTGTGTGCAACAATTGTGCTGCCTACCGTAAGCTCCTGGAAGCACAGACCCCCAGTGTTCGCAAGTGGGCCCTACGTCGACAGAATGAGCCTCTGGAAGTAAGGCTGCAGCGGCTGGAACGAGAGCGCACGGCCAAGAAAAGCCGGCGGGACAATGAGACCCCGGAGGAGCGGGAAGTAAGGCGCATGAGGGACCGTGAAGCCAAGCGCCTGCAGCGCATGCAGGAGACTGATGAGCAGCGGGCACGCAGGCTGCAGCGGGATCGGGAAGCCATGAGGCTGAAGCGGGCCAATGAAACCCCAGAGAAGAGGCAGGCCAGGCTCATCCGGGAGCGGGAAGCCAAGCGGCTCAAGAGGAGGCTGGAGAAAATGGACATGATGTTGCGAGCTCAGTTTGGCCAGGACCCTTCTGCCATGGCAGCCTTAGCAGCCGAAATGAACTTCTTCCAGCTACCTGTGAGTGGGGTGGAGTTGGACAGCCAGCTCCTGGGCAAGATGGCCTTTGAAGAGCAGAACAGCAGCTCTCTGCACTGA